A single window of Cataglyphis hispanica isolate Lineage 1 chromosome 2, ULB_Chis1_1.0, whole genome shotgun sequence DNA harbors:
- the LOC126857295 gene encoding tRNA-specific adenosine deaminase 1 isoform X1: MMENLADNVAKLCIEKYNILKKTGKPSDHEWTVLSGIILENAVGSLSLVALATGTKCLGESELINTTQENRGSRLSDSHAEVLVRRAFIRYLYDQIDLTLYGSESAVFLRNDENRIELKSSISFHFFSSQTPCGDCSIFPKHETYDNGVHMHKIRCIDEDTYGHIITESYYKDIYRTGAKCVKEEIQDSHLPGINYHTVGPLRIKPGRGNPTSSLSCSDKMAKWLILGLQGSLLSLLIPPIKLKSITIGGSCPFSLGAMERGLYKRFNNEMDKPKIFQAKIAFTHKKGQQRLHPCPTSIIWCAVRNSELEIAAAGRKHGVTKKKKGSNLFISRRMLLQIFLQVFDKYQDNYNEIRHPKKITYYDWKQWSLNYQNKWKQLKLESFHKWPCKSMHPRNFVL; this comes from the exons aTGATGGAAAATTTAGCGGACAATGTAGCTAAACTTTGTatagaaaagtataatattttaaagaaaacggGTAAACCCAGCGATCATGAATGGACTGTATTATCtggtataattttagaaaacgcTGTCGGATCATTATCTTTGGTAGCACTTGCCACTGGAACAAAGTGTTTAGGAGaatcagaattaattaatactactCAAGAAAATAGAGGTTCTCGATTAAGCGACTCTCATGCAGAAGTTCTAGTCAGGCGTGCATTTATACGTTACTTGTATGACCAAATCGATCTGACTTTGTATGGTTCCGAGAGTGCAGTTTTCTTACGGAATGATGAAAatagaattgaattaaaaagtagcatatcttttcactttttttcaaGTCAAACACCTTGTGGAGATTGTTCTATATTTCCTAAACACGAAACTTATGATAATGGTGTGCATATGCATAAGATCAGATGTATCGATGAGGATACTTATGGACATATAATCACAGaatcatattataaagatatatatagaacAGGTGCAAAATGTGTGAAAGAAGAGATACAGGATTCTCATTTACCtggtataaattatcatactGTAGGTCCATTGCGTATTAAGCCAGGTAGAGGAAATCCCACAAGTAGTTTGTCTTGTTCTGATAAAATGGCAAA ATGGCTTATTCTTGGTTTACAAGGATCACTTTTGTCATTGTTGATTCCAccaataaaattgaagagtATCACGATTGGAGGTTCTTGTCCTTTTTCTTTGGGTGCCATGGAACGTGGattgtataaaagatttaacaaTGAAATGGATAAACccaaaatttttcaagcaaaAATTGCTTTTACACATAAGAAAGGACAACAAAGATTACATCCCTGTCCAACAAGCATTATATGGTGTGCTGTGAGAAACAG tgagTTAGAAATAGCAGCTGCAGGCAGAAAACATggagtaacaaaaaaaaaaaaaggtagtaatttatttataagtagaCGAATGCTTTTGCAAATCTTTTTGCAAGTTTTTGATAAGTATCAGGATAACTACAATGAAATAAGACACCCAAAGAAAATTACGTATTATGATTGGAAACAATGgtcattaaattatcaaaacaaaTGGAAACAATTAAAACTTGAATCATTCCATAAATGGCCATGTAAATCGATGCATCCGCGGAATTttgtattatga
- the LOC126857295 gene encoding tRNA-specific adenosine deaminase 1 isoform X2: MMENLADNVAKLCIEKYNILKKTGKPSDHEWTVLSGIILENAVGSLSLVALATGTKCLGESELINTTQENRGSRLSDSHAEVLVRRAFIRYLYDQIDLTLYGSESAVFLRNDENRIELKSSISFHFFSSQTPCGDCSIFPKHETYDNGVHMHKIRCIDEDTYGHIITESYYKDIYRTGAKCVKEEIQDSHLPGINYHTVGPLRIKPGRGNPTSSLSCSDKMAKWLILGLQGSLLSLLIPPIKLKSITIGGSCPFSLGAMERGLYKRFNNEMDKPKIFQAKIAFTHKKGQQRLHPCPTSIIWCAVRNRSFYI, translated from the exons aTGATGGAAAATTTAGCGGACAATGTAGCTAAACTTTGTatagaaaagtataatattttaaagaaaacggGTAAACCCAGCGATCATGAATGGACTGTATTATCtggtataattttagaaaacgcTGTCGGATCATTATCTTTGGTAGCACTTGCCACTGGAACAAAGTGTTTAGGAGaatcagaattaattaatactactCAAGAAAATAGAGGTTCTCGATTAAGCGACTCTCATGCAGAAGTTCTAGTCAGGCGTGCATTTATACGTTACTTGTATGACCAAATCGATCTGACTTTGTATGGTTCCGAGAGTGCAGTTTTCTTACGGAATGATGAAAatagaattgaattaaaaagtagcatatcttttcactttttttcaaGTCAAACACCTTGTGGAGATTGTTCTATATTTCCTAAACACGAAACTTATGATAATGGTGTGCATATGCATAAGATCAGATGTATCGATGAGGATACTTATGGACATATAATCACAGaatcatattataaagatatatatagaacAGGTGCAAAATGTGTGAAAGAAGAGATACAGGATTCTCATTTACCtggtataaattatcatactGTAGGTCCATTGCGTATTAAGCCAGGTAGAGGAAATCCCACAAGTAGTTTGTCTTGTTCTGATAAAATGGCAAA ATGGCTTATTCTTGGTTTACAAGGATCACTTTTGTCATTGTTGATTCCAccaataaaattgaagagtATCACGATTGGAGGTTCTTGTCCTTTTTCTTTGGGTGCCATGGAACGTGGattgtataaaagatttaacaaTGAAATGGATAAACccaaaatttttcaagcaaaAATTGCTTTTACACATAAGAAAGGACAACAAAGATTACATCCCTGTCCAACAAGCATTATATGGTGTGCTGTGAGAAACAG atctttttatatatag
- the LOC126857295 gene encoding tRNA-specific adenosine deaminase 1 isoform X3, with amino-acid sequence MMENLADNVAKLCIEKYNILKKTGKPSDHEWTVLSGIILENAVGSLSLVALATGTKCLGESELINTTQENRGSRLSDSHAEVLVRRAFIRYLYDQIDLTLYGSESAVFLRNDENRIELKSSISFHFFSSQTPCGDCSIFPKHETYDNGVHMHKIRCIDEDTYGHIITESYYKDIYRTGAKCVKEEIQDSHLPGINYHTVGPLRIKPGRGNPTSSLSCSDKMAKITFVIVDSTNKIEEYHDWRFLSFFFGCHGTWIV; translated from the exons aTGATGGAAAATTTAGCGGACAATGTAGCTAAACTTTGTatagaaaagtataatattttaaagaaaacggGTAAACCCAGCGATCATGAATGGACTGTATTATCtggtataattttagaaaacgcTGTCGGATCATTATCTTTGGTAGCACTTGCCACTGGAACAAAGTGTTTAGGAGaatcagaattaattaatactactCAAGAAAATAGAGGTTCTCGATTAAGCGACTCTCATGCAGAAGTTCTAGTCAGGCGTGCATTTATACGTTACTTGTATGACCAAATCGATCTGACTTTGTATGGTTCCGAGAGTGCAGTTTTCTTACGGAATGATGAAAatagaattgaattaaaaagtagcatatcttttcactttttttcaaGTCAAACACCTTGTGGAGATTGTTCTATATTTCCTAAACACGAAACTTATGATAATGGTGTGCATATGCATAAGATCAGATGTATCGATGAGGATACTTATGGACATATAATCACAGaatcatattataaagatatatatagaacAGGTGCAAAATGTGTGAAAGAAGAGATACAGGATTCTCATTTACCtggtataaattatcatactGTAGGTCCATTGCGTATTAAGCCAGGTAGAGGAAATCCCACAAGTAGTTTGTCTTGTTCTGATAAAATGGCAAA GATCACTTTTGTCATTGTTGATTCCAccaataaaattgaagagtATCACGATTGGAGGTTCTTGTCCTTTTTCTTTGGGTGCCATGGAACGTGGattgtataa
- the LOC126857307 gene encoding RNA 3'-terminal phosphate cyclase-like protein — translation MPAKIKNKVLTYEGSNYFRYRLLLSTLSGKPVRITNIRTKDGDPGLKEYEISFIRLLDKITNGTKIEVNETGTDIYYCPGLLNGGELEHDCSLQRGIGYYLEGIIILAPFCKNYVNLKLRGVTDNAIDPSVDRIQTAGIPILKKFLAGDNEVVLTIHKRGAAPLGGGEIHFKCPISRNLKTIQMEDSGMVKRIRGTACSIRVSPAIANRIVESAKSVLLKFLPDVYIYIDHRRGSTSGKSPGFGVTLTADTTKEVFFSGQAYSPLMTTGSLPCIPEDLGKEAAMKLLDEIYRNGCVDSPFQSMTAAFMALGKKDVCKVIMGPLTPATIQFLRDLRDFFGIIFKIEPIKEENKILPQVRLTCLGMGYTNISKRTL, via the exons atgccggccaaaataaaaaacaaagtaCTTACATATGAAGGTAGCAATTACTTCAGATATCGTTTATTACTATCCACATTATCTGGAAAACCAGTaagaattacaaatattagaaCGAAAGATGGTGATCCTGGTCTTAAAG AATATGAGATTAGTTTTATTCGTCTGTTGGATAAAATTACTAATGGTACAAAAATTGAGGTAAATGAAACTGGTACCGATATATATTACTGTCCTGGTTTATTAAATGGTGGTGAATTGGAGCATGATTGTAGTTTACAAAGAGGAATTGGATATTATTTAGAAGGAATTATAATACTTGctccattttgtaaaaattatgttaatttaaaactgaGAGGAGTGACTGATAACGCTAtag ATCCATCAGTAGACAGAATACAGACTGCTGGTATACCAATACTGAAAAAATTTCTGGCAGGAGATAATGAAGTTGTATTAACCATTCATAAAAGAGGAGCAGCACCTTTAGGAGGTGGAGAAATACACTTTAAATGTCCTATTAGTCGTAATCTTAAAACAATTCAG atggaAGACAGTGGAATGGTGAAACGTATTAGAGGTACCGCATGCAGCATAAGAGTTTCTCCGGCAATTGCTAATCGTATTGTTGAATCAGCAAAAAGTGTTCTCCTCAAATTTCTACcagatgtatatatttatatagatcatCGTAGAGGATCAACTAGTGGAAAGTCCCCAG GTTTTGGAGTGACATTGACAGCAGACACTACTAAAGAAGTATTTTTTAGCGGTCAAGCATATTCTCCATTAATGACAACAGGTTCATTGCCATGTATACCTGAAGATCTTGGTAAAGAAGCTGCAATGAAACTTTTAGATGAAATTTATag GAATGGATGTGTAGACTCTCCTTTTCAAAGTATGACTGCTGCATTTATGGCTCTTGGTAAGAAAGATGTTTGTAAAGTTATAATGGGACCATTAACTCCCGCAAC gatACAATTTTTACGCGATTTACGGGACTTCtttggaattatatttaaaattgaaccAATcaaggaagaaaataaaatattaccacAAGTGCGTTTAACTTGCTTAGGTATGGGTTACACTAATATAAGTAAACGAACATTGTAA
- the LOC126857227 gene encoding ATP-dependent DNA/RNA helicase DHX36 produces MSRRYGSRGMLNSFATQRNREEQQTQSSASGQGGSSSRRPPPGLKGKEIGLFYKNLNKEKLKQREKKNNSPVFRLLPHIEERIKTILNNSKSFRSFIFDERSNSEHDDKYHHIHDSQFKRKFLEIINGDIEHNLAKAISMESELQRNSDIDKILLNEFKDKQIQSDYQNMLKFRLKLPAYHKKSEILQLVKDNQVVVISGETGCGKTTQVAQFILDDQLEAGNGSITRIVCTQPRRISAISVAERVAAERAEKLGKSVGYQIRLEKIPTREQGSILFCTTGILLQFMKTDPALKNFSHIILDEIHERTTESDFIITLLKKIIPKRTDLKILLMSATLNSERFSKYYNECPMIHIPGFTYPVQEFYLEDVLSFTQFKFPEASEPTVYRKYLKRYKEQQHKKDEFLDIIQPYIRQLRTEMKYGEHVFNQLRNPNSENLSLELIEKLVRYICNKKGPGAILIFLPGMMDISQLNRMMLDSGCYPPNKYIIYPLHSRMPTIDQKLIFKEPPNDIRKIIIATSIAETSITIEDVVYVIDCGKTKLGRFDVKNNIQTLEPEWVSLANAKQRRGRAGRVKSGECYHLYCKVREMTFDQYPLPEMLRTRLEEVILQIKILQLGKAKEFLASVMDPPDLKAIDLSLDLLRTLNALDKEEHLTPLGYHLAHLPLDPRTGKMILWAALFSCIEPIFAIAASLTFKDAFYCPLGKEEEANKKKLELSMGEYSDHIALAEALRRFEVARRRGNAGQFCREYFLSFNTLKLLSEMKTQFAQYLYEMKFLDNDNPGDRNANRNSNNIALIKAIVCAGLYPNIAVIRRITKNGAVGWTPEDGSVRTHPSSVNCKASNFPSQYLTYFTKKRSTAIYLHDTTCISIPILLFTGPNILIRREKGKCIISNFNFSENIICEPQTAEVIQELQYALNSLLEYKITHPATVLWSTFEGQILNAIIELISQKDQEMGYNNDEDFTYYNSD; encoded by the exons atgtCGCGCCGATACGGTTCCAGAGGAATGTTAAATTCCTTTGCAACGCAACGCAACAGAGAAG aacaaCAAACGCAATCATCTGCATCTGGACAAGGAGGATCTTCCTCACGAAGACCTCCTCCTGGACTTAAAGGAAAGGAAATAggactattttataaaaacttaaacaaagagaaacttaaacaaagagagaaaaaaaataattctccagTTTTCAGATTATTACCTCATATAGAGGAAAggattaaaactattttaaataattctaagaGCTTTCGCAGTTTCATTTTTGACGAAAGGTCTAACTCTGAACATGATGACAAGTATCATCATATTCATGATtctcaatttaaaagaaagtttttagaaattataaatggtGATATAGAACACAATCTTGCCAAGGCTATTAGTATGGAATCAGAATTGCAAAGAAATAGTgatattgacaaaatattattaaatgaatttaaagatAAGCAAATTCAAAGTGATTATCagaatatgttaaaatttcgattaaagTTACCAGCGTATCATAAGAAAtcagaaatattacaattagttAAAGATAATCAAGTTGTTGTCATTAGTGGAGAAACTG GATGTGGCAAAACCACTCAAGTAGCGCAATTTATATTGGATGATCAGTTAGAAGCTGGAAATGGCAGTATTACTCGAATAGTTTGCACACAGCCCAGGAggatttcagctatttctgtTGCTGAACGAGTAGCTGCGGAAAGAGCGGAAAAGCTTGGAAAATCCGTGGGCTATCAGATACGActtgaaaa aattccAACGCGGGAGCAAGGAAGTATATTGTTTTGCACAACtggtatattattacaatttatgaaGACTGATCCAGCATTAAAAAACTTCtctcatataatattagatgaaATTCATGAACGTACCACGGAAAGTGAtttcattattacattattaaaaaaaattattccaaaa AGAAccgatttaaaaattctcttgatGAGTGCAACATTAAATTCTGAacgtttttcgaaatattataatgaatgtCCAATGATACATATACCAGGATTTACCTATCCAGTTCAAGAATTTTATCTAGAGGATGTCTTGTCATTTACACA atttaaatttcccGAAGCATCAGAACCTACAgtttacagaaaatatttaaaaagatataaagagcAGCAACATAAGAAAGacgaatttttagatataatacaACCTTACATTAGACAACTTAGAACTgag ATGAAATATGGAGAACatgtttttaatcaattacgGAATCCAAATAGTGAAAATCTTTCATTGGAACTTATAGAAAAGTTAGTTAgatatatctgtaataaaaaaggtCCTGGAgctattcttatttttctaccTGGCATGATGGATATATCACAATTAAATAGAATGATGTTAGATTCTGGATGTTATCCACCCa ACAAATACATTATCTATCCTCTCCATTCACGTATGCCGACGATTGatcaaaaacttatatttaaagagcCGCCTAATgatattcgtaaaataatcATTGCAACTTCTATTGCTGAAACATCAATAACTATAGAAGATGTGGTGTATGTAATAGATTGTGGGAAAACAAAACTTGGAAgatttgatgtaaaaaataacattcagACTTTAGAGCCTGAATGGGTATCTTTAGCTAATGCCAAACAAAGACGCGGTAGGGCCGGCAG GGTTAAAAGTGGGGAATGTTATCACTTGTATTGCAAAGTTCGAGAAATGACATTTGATCAATATCCATTGCCAGAGATGTTGAGAACGCGTTTAGAAGAggtaattttgcaaataaaaatcctGCAATTAGGAAAAGCCAAAGAGTTCCTAGCTAGCGTCATGGATCCGCCAGATTTGAAAGCTATTGATCTGTCTCTGGATTTACTTAGAACACTTAACGCTCTAGATAAAGAAGAGCATTTGACTCCTTTGGGTTATCATTTGGCACACCTGCCACTTGATCCTAGAAcag gaaAAATGATCCTTTGGGCGGCACTGTTCTCTTGCATCGAACCAATATTTGCTATTGCTGCTAGTCTCACCTTTAAAGATGCTTTTTATTGTCCATtgggaaaagaagaagaagctaataaaaaaaagttagaacTCAGTATGGGAGAGTACAGTGATCATATTGCTCTCGCAGAAGCTTTAAGAAGATTCGAAGTTGCGCGCCGAAGAGGAAATGCTGGACAATTCTGCcgagaatattttctctctttcaacaCATTGAAACTTCTGTCCGAAATGAAAACTCAATTTGCAcagtatttatatgaaatgaaatttctAGACAATGATAATCCGGGCGATAGAAACGCTAACAGAAATTCAAATAACATAGCGTTGATAAAAGCTATTGTTTGTGCTGGATTGTATCCTAACATTGCTGTTATAAG aaGAATTACTAAAAATGGAGCAGTTGGTTGGACACCAGAAGATGGAAGTGTACGTACGCATCCGTCGAGCGTAAATTGTAAAGCTTCCAATTTTCCTAGtcaatatttgacatattttacaaaaaaacgTTCCACCgctatatatttacatgataCTACTTGTATAAGTattccaattttattatttactggaccaaatatattgataa GacgagaaaaaggaaaatgtataattagtaattttaatttttctgaaaatattatttgtgaaCCACAAACTGCGGAAGTGATTCAg GAACTTCAATACGCTCTAAATTCTTTATTGGAATATAAGATTACTCATCCAGCAACAGTACTTTGGTCAACATTTGAAGgacaaatattaaa tGCAATCATTGAATTAATATCCCAAAAGGATCAAGAAATGggttataataatgatgaagattttacatattacaattccgattga